The Acidimicrobiia bacterium genome includes a window with the following:
- a CDS encoding CoA-transferase, giving the protein MSGGSTAPTIAEVCVVACADVWRGDGEILASPIGTVPMIAVRLAASTFEPDLVYTDGDALLLAEPLPVGPTAADAPKHVEGWMPFRNVFDVVWSGKRHVMMGATQVDRYGNQNIACIGPWQKPKAQLLGVRGAPGNTVNHPTSYWVPNHTTRVFVESVDCVSGVGYDRAAAAGPTASEFHEIRRVVSNKGVFDFETPDHSMRLRSVHPGVPVDDLVQSTGFELVIPDDVPETRLPTDEELHLIRDVLDPDNLRDTEVKA; this is encoded by the coding sequence GTGAGCGGCGGGTCGACTGCGCCGACGATCGCCGAGGTGTGCGTGGTCGCGTGTGCCGACGTCTGGCGGGGTGACGGCGAGATCCTCGCGAGCCCGATCGGCACCGTGCCGATGATCGCGGTACGGCTCGCTGCGTCGACGTTCGAGCCCGACCTGGTCTACACGGACGGCGACGCGCTGCTCCTCGCGGAGCCCCTGCCCGTCGGCCCCACCGCCGCCGACGCGCCGAAGCACGTCGAGGGGTGGATGCCGTTCCGCAACGTGTTCGACGTCGTCTGGTCCGGGAAGCGGCACGTGATGATGGGCGCGACGCAGGTCGACCGCTACGGCAACCAGAACATCGCGTGCATCGGCCCGTGGCAGAAGCCGAAGGCGCAGCTCCTCGGTGTGCGTGGCGCGCCCGGGAACACGGTGAACCACCCGACGAGCTACTGGGTCCCGAACCACACGACGCGCGTGTTCGTCGAGAGCGTCGACTGCGTGTCGGGCGTCGGCTACGACCGGGCCGCCGCGGCGGGACCGACCGCGAGCGAGTTCCACGAGATCCGCCGCGTCGTGTCGAACAAGGGCGTGTTCGACTTCGAGACGCCCGATCACTCGATGCGGTTGCGGTCGGTGCACCCGGGCGTGCCCGTCGACGACCTCGTCCAGAGCACGGGGTTCGAGCTGGTGATCCCCGACGACGTCCCCGAGACGCGTCTCCCGACCGACGAGGAGCTCCACCTCATCCGCGACGTCCTCGACCCCGACAACCTCCGCGACACCGAGGTGAAGGCGTGA
- a CDS encoding nitronate monooxygenase, giving the protein MTHPTLRTRICELFGIEHPIVQTGMGWVAGPRLAAATSNAGGLGILASGTMDFAQLRDAITETKQRTSKPFGVNLRADAPDARERIDLLIREQVKVASFALAPKQDLIARLKDAGVVVVPSIGAKRHAEKVAQWGVDAVVVQGGEGGGHTGPVPTTLLLPQVVDTVDIPVIAAGGFFDGRGLVAALAYGASGIAMGTRFLLTRDSTVPDDVKQIYLGKAVTDTVVTTQVDGVPHRVLRSELVERLEHTGPVTSLPRAIRNALEFKKLSGTPWRDIVQEGLAMKRAQELSWSQVVMAANTPMLLKAAMVDGRPDLGVMSSGQVVGVIDDLPTVAQLVQRIVDEAESTLKRLGAS; this is encoded by the coding sequence ATGACGCACCCGACGCTGCGCACCCGCATCTGCGAGCTGTTCGGGATCGAGCACCCGATCGTGCAGACGGGCATGGGCTGGGTCGCGGGGCCGCGCCTGGCGGCGGCGACGTCGAACGCAGGCGGCCTCGGCATCCTCGCGTCGGGGACGATGGACTTCGCACAGCTGCGCGACGCCATCACCGAGACGAAGCAGCGCACCTCGAAGCCGTTCGGCGTCAACCTGCGGGCGGACGCGCCCGACGCGCGGGAGCGCATCGACCTCCTGATCCGCGAGCAGGTGAAGGTCGCGTCGTTCGCGCTCGCGCCGAAGCAGGACCTCATCGCGCGCCTCAAGGACGCCGGTGTCGTCGTCGTCCCGTCGATCGGCGCGAAGCGTCACGCCGAGAAGGTCGCGCAGTGGGGCGTCGACGCGGTCGTCGTCCAGGGTGGTGAGGGCGGCGGTCACACCGGTCCCGTTCCGACGACGTTGCTCCTGCCGCAGGTCGTCGACACGGTCGACATCCCCGTCATCGCGGCGGGCGGGTTCTTCGACGGGCGCGGTCTCGTCGCCGCACTCGCCTACGGCGCGAGCGGCATCGCGATGGGGACGCGCTTCCTGCTGACGCGCGACAGCACCGTCCCCGACGACGTGAAGCAGATCTACCTCGGCAAGGCGGTCACGGACACGGTGGTCACGACGCAGGTCGATGGTGTCCCGCACCGGGTCCTCCGCAGCGAGCTCGTCGAGCGACTCGAGCACACCGGACCGGTGACGAGCCTGCCCCGCGCGATCCGGAACGCGCTCGAGTTCAAGAAGCTGTCCGGCACGCCGTGGCGCGACATCGTGCAGGAAGGGCTCGCGATGAAGCGCGCCCAGGAGCTCTCCTGGAGCCAGGTCGTCATGGCGGCCAACACGCCGATGCTCCTGAAGGCCGCGATGGTCGACGGGCGGCCCGATCTCGGCGTGATGTCGAGCGGTCAGGTCGTCGGTGTCATCGACGACCTGCCGACGGTCGCGCAGCTCGTGCAGCGCATCGTCGACGAGGCCGAGTCGACGCTGAAGCGTCTCGGCGCGTCCTGA
- a CDS encoding serine hydrolase domain-containing protein translates to MAPPVDVHGTVDPRFDAVRTAFARNFERHGDVGAACCVWVGGRPVVDVCGGVADTTDGRPWEHDTPCVVFSTTKGVTAIAVNLLVQRGVLDLDASVATYWPEFAANGKGGIPLRWLLSHRAGLAHVTADLTLDDVLAWDPVVDAIAAQEPVWEPGTAHGYHVRSYGWLLGEVVRRVTGMSIGAFVARELAAPLHLDLWIGLPETVEARIARLLPPLELQDEHARELFEAFMKDDPLRAGAMGGPSNLFRYDDMWNTRALHAAEMPSSNGVATAPALAKLYAACIGDVGGVRILDGDTVARASRVESDGEDVILGIPTRFGLGFSLPPMLSPAAGPGAFGHPGAGGSLAFADPDNELAFAYVMNQMQLGLTGDRRTETLVAAVYDALA, encoded by the coding sequence ATGGCTCCGCCGGTCGACGTCCACGGCACCGTCGATCCCCGGTTCGACGCGGTCCGCACCGCGTTCGCGCGGAACTTCGAGCGACACGGCGACGTCGGCGCCGCGTGCTGCGTCTGGGTGGGGGGCCGGCCCGTCGTCGACGTCTGCGGCGGGGTCGCGGACACCACCGACGGACGACCGTGGGAGCACGACACGCCGTGCGTCGTGTTCTCGACGACGAAGGGTGTCACCGCGATCGCGGTCAACCTGCTCGTGCAGCGGGGCGTCCTCGACCTCGACGCGTCCGTCGCGACGTACTGGCCGGAGTTCGCGGCCAACGGGAAGGGTGGGATCCCGCTGCGGTGGCTGCTGTCGCACCGCGCCGGGCTCGCGCACGTCACCGCGGATCTGACGCTCGACGACGTGCTCGCGTGGGACCCGGTCGTCGACGCGATCGCCGCGCAAGAACCCGTCTGGGAGCCGGGGACGGCACACGGCTACCACGTGCGTTCGTACGGTTGGCTGCTGGGCGAGGTCGTCCGGCGCGTGACGGGCATGTCGATCGGCGCGTTCGTCGCGCGCGAGCTCGCGGCGCCGCTGCACCTCGATCTCTGGATCGGTCTTCCGGAGACCGTCGAGGCGCGCATCGCGCGTCTCCTGCCGCCGCTGGAGCTCCAGGACGAGCACGCGCGCGAGCTGTTCGAGGCGTTCATGAAGGACGATCCGCTGCGGGCCGGTGCGATGGGCGGCCCGTCGAATCTGTTCCGCTACGACGACATGTGGAACACACGCGCGTTGCACGCGGCCGAGATGCCGTCGTCGAACGGCGTCGCGACCGCACCCGCGCTCGCCAAGCTGTACGCGGCGTGCATCGGTGACGTCGGCGGCGTCCGGATCCTCGACGGCGACACGGTCGCGCGCGCGTCGCGGGTGGAGTCGGACGGCGAGGACGTGATCCTCGGCATCCCGACCCGGTTCGGGCTGGGGTTCTCGCTCCCGCCGATGCTGTCGCCCGCGGCTGGTCCCGGCGCGTTCGGGCATCCGGGCGCGGGAGGATCGCTCGCGTTCGCGGATCCCGACAACGAGCTCGCGTTCGCGTACGTCATGAACCAGATGCAGCTCGGTCTGACCGGTGACCGACGCACGGAGACGCTCGTCGCCGCCGTCTACGACGCGCTCGCCTGA
- a CDS encoding nuclear transport factor 2 family protein — MDLTLERARQLFDRRRDAWLAQDVDAYLDLFAPDLEITMPGRAEPVRGIEPYAEIVRRSFAWAVPEAFTFHELAVAGDAVLAEWTISVRRRDDGARFEWHGMSIARIDGDGRIARWREYWDPREVREPVEVPHVGT; from the coding sequence ATGGACCTGACGCTCGAGCGCGCGCGGCAGCTGTTCGACCGGCGCCGTGACGCGTGGCTCGCGCAGGACGTCGACGCGTACCTGGACCTCTTCGCGCCGGACCTCGAGATCACGATGCCGGGCCGGGCCGAGCCCGTGCGCGGAATCGAGCCGTACGCCGAGATCGTCCGCCGGTCGTTCGCATGGGCGGTACCCGAGGCGTTCACGTTCCACGAGCTCGCCGTCGCCGGCGACGCCGTCCTCGCCGAGTGGACGATCTCCGTCCGCCGTCGCGACGACGGCGCCCGCTTCGAGTGGCACGGCATGAGCATCGCCCGCATCGACGGCGATGGCCGGATCGCGCGGTGGCGTGAATACTGGGATCCCCGCGAGGTTCGCGAGCCGGTGGAGGTTCCCCATGTCGGAACGTGA
- a CDS encoding nuclear transport factor 2 family protein, protein MSERDLLQLTEAFGKAWNDHDLDAALALVTDDCVFESTGPSPDGVRHEGRDAVRSAWKAIFDDVRARFDTEDCFVAGDRIVQTWRYDWGDGHVRGVDVMRARDGRISEKLSYVKG, encoded by the coding sequence ATGTCGGAACGTGATCTGCTGCAGCTCACCGAGGCGTTCGGGAAGGCGTGGAACGACCACGATCTCGACGCCGCCCTTGCACTGGTCACCGACGACTGCGTGTTCGAGAGCACCGGCCCGTCACCGGACGGCGTCCGTCACGAAGGACGTGATGCGGTGAGGAGCGCGTGGAAGGCGATCTTCGACGACGTGCGCGCGCGCTTCGACACCGAGGACTGCTTCGTGGCGGGCGACCGCATCGTGCAGACCTGGCGATACGACTGGGGCGACGGCCACGTTCGCGGTGTGGACGTGATGCGCGCGCGTGACGGGCGCATCTCCGAGAAGCTCTCGTACGTCAAGGGCTGA
- a CDS encoding carbon-nitrogen family hydrolase, with translation MRVAAIQHDIVWEDRDANYGRLAPMIAAAASAGARLVALTEMFATGFSMDASRIAEPRDGPSSRFLREQARVNDVYVCGSIAECVPGVDRPYNTFVLAGPDGVVLRYDKIHPFTYSGEHEHYSAGSARVTVAVEGVALSPFVCYDLRFADELWDLAARTDLYVVVANWPESRRLHWQVLLRARAIENQAYVLGVNRVGTGGRLTYAGDSCVIDPLGEVLAFAAGGETLVLADVDPEIVRATRERFPFLADRRTGEDRPVS, from the coding sequence GTGCGCGTCGCGGCGATCCAGCACGACATCGTGTGGGAGGACCGCGACGCGAACTACGGACGGCTCGCGCCGATGATCGCCGCGGCCGCATCGGCCGGCGCGCGACTGGTCGCGCTGACGGAGATGTTCGCGACGGGCTTCTCGATGGACGCGTCGCGCATCGCGGAGCCGCGCGACGGGCCGAGCTCTCGGTTCCTCCGCGAGCAGGCGCGCGTGAACGACGTCTACGTGTGCGGTTCGATCGCCGAATGTGTACCGGGCGTCGACCGCCCGTACAACACGTTCGTGCTCGCGGGCCCGGACGGCGTGGTGCTCCGCTACGACAAGATCCACCCGTTCACGTACTCGGGGGAGCACGAGCACTACTCGGCGGGCTCCGCGCGCGTCACGGTCGCGGTCGAGGGCGTCGCGCTCAGCCCGTTCGTCTGCTACGACCTCCGGTTCGCCGACGAGCTGTGGGACCTCGCGGCGCGCACCGATCTCTACGTCGTGGTCGCGAACTGGCCCGAGAGCCGCCGGCTGCACTGGCAGGTGCTGCTGCGTGCACGCGCGATCGAGAACCAGGCGTACGTCCTCGGCGTGAACCGGGTCGGGACCGGCGGGCGGCTCACCTACGCGGGTGACTCGTGTGTGATCGACCCGCTCGGCGAGGTGCTGGCGTTCGCGGCCGGCGGTGAGACGCTCGTCCTCGCGGACGTCGATCCCGAGATCGTCCGCGCGACACGCGAGCGGTTCCCGTTCCTCGCCGACCGCCGGACCGGCGAAGACCGTCCCGTAAGCTGA
- a CDS encoding acetyl-CoA C-acetyltransferase — MAEAYIVDAVRTPVGRRGGGLSQVHPADLGAHPITALVDRTGIDPAAVEDVIFGNVDSIGPQAGCIARTCWLTAGMPEAVPGTTIDRQCGSSQQAVHFAAQAVMSGTNDLVVAGGVQNMSAIPITAAMLAGQQYGFPDPFTTSKGWLKRYGDQEISQFRGAEMIAERWDISREDMERFALESHQRAIRAIDEGRFDREIVPLEGVAADEGPRRDTSLEKMAKLPTLVDGGRLTAAVSSQISDAGVAMLVASERAVKTHGLTPRARVHHISVRGDDPVIMLTGPIPATRYALDRTGLTPDDIDLVEINEAFASVVLAWQKETGFDLAKVNVNGGAIALGHPLGATGARLMTTLLNELERTGGRYGLQTMCEGGGMANVTIIERL, encoded by the coding sequence ATGGCCGAGGCCTACATCGTCGACGCGGTCCGCACGCCGGTCGGGCGGCGCGGCGGCGGGCTGTCGCAGGTCCATCCGGCCGACCTCGGTGCGCACCCGATCACCGCGCTGGTCGACCGCACGGGCATCGATCCGGCCGCGGTCGAGGACGTCATCTTCGGCAACGTCGACTCGATCGGCCCCCAGGCCGGCTGCATCGCGCGTACGTGCTGGCTCACGGCCGGGATGCCGGAAGCCGTGCCTGGCACGACGATCGACCGGCAGTGCGGATCGTCGCAGCAGGCCGTGCACTTCGCCGCGCAGGCCGTCATGAGCGGGACGAACGATCTCGTCGTCGCGGGCGGCGTGCAGAACATGAGCGCGATCCCGATCACCGCCGCGATGCTGGCCGGCCAGCAGTACGGGTTCCCGGATCCGTTCACCACGTCGAAGGGCTGGCTGAAGCGCTACGGCGACCAGGAGATCTCGCAGTTCCGCGGCGCGGAGATGATCGCGGAGCGGTGGGACATCTCACGCGAGGACATGGAGCGCTTCGCGCTGGAGAGTCACCAACGCGCGATCCGCGCGATCGACGAGGGTCGCTTCGACCGTGAGATCGTCCCGCTCGAGGGTGTCGCGGCCGACGAGGGACCGCGGCGCGACACGTCATTGGAGAAGATGGCCAAGCTCCCGACGCTCGTCGACGGCGGCCGCCTGACCGCGGCGGTGTCGAGCCAGATCTCCGACGCCGGCGTCGCCATGCTCGTCGCGTCGGAGCGGGCGGTGAAGACGCACGGCTTGACGCCCCGGGCGCGCGTCCACCACATCAGCGTGCGTGGCGACGACCCCGTCATCATGCTCACCGGCCCGATCCCGGCCACGCGCTACGCGCTCGACAGGACCGGGCTGACGCCCGACGACATCGACCTCGTCGAGATCAACGAGGCGTTCGCGTCCGTCGTGCTCGCGTGGCAGAAGGAGACGGGGTTCGACCTCGCCAAGGTCAACGTCAACGGTGGCGCAATCGCGCTCGGTCACCCGTTGGGCGCGACCGGCGCACGCCTGATGACGACGCTCCTCAACGAGCTCGAGCGCACCGGCGGGCGTTACGGCCTGCAGACGATGTGCGAGGGCGGTGGCATGGCGAACGTCACGATCATCGAGCGCCTCTGA
- a CDS encoding acyl-CoA dehydrogenase family protein, protein MSGTPFDLDDTDAEAAFRAEARAWLEVNKPHAPLPSGNTAEGFVVNRDWERRLFDGGWAVVSWPREYGGRDATLFEWLIFEEEYYRAGLPQRVAQNGIFLLAPTVFEFGTKEQRDRILPRMAAVEDVWAQGWSEPNAGSDLAGIASRAVRDEAAHGWRLSGQKTWTSRGAFCTHLFGLFRSDPEAERHRGLTYFLVPLDAPGVTVRPVDVLDGDAAFAEVFLDDVFVPDDDVLGEVHKGWNVAMATTGSERGLSLRSPGRFSAEARRLVSLYRELGDHGDATLRDAVIGAWMDAEAYRLNTLQTVTRLADGGAIGPESSLNKVFWSEMDIDLHETALRLLERDGERADTAWMKGFLFSLAGPIYAGTNEIQRNVIAERVLGLPRK, encoded by the coding sequence ATGTCGGGGACGCCGTTCGACCTGGACGACACGGACGCCGAGGCCGCCTTCCGCGCCGAGGCGCGCGCCTGGCTCGAGGTCAACAAGCCGCACGCTCCGTTGCCCTCGGGCAACACCGCCGAGGGGTTCGTGGTCAACCGCGACTGGGAGCGGCGACTGTTCGACGGCGGCTGGGCCGTCGTGTCGTGGCCGCGCGAGTACGGCGGACGCGACGCAACCCTCTTCGAGTGGCTGATCTTCGAGGAGGAGTACTACCGGGCCGGTCTGCCGCAACGCGTCGCGCAGAACGGCATCTTCCTGCTCGCGCCGACGGTGTTCGAGTTCGGCACGAAGGAGCAGCGCGACCGGATCCTGCCGCGCATGGCGGCCGTCGAGGACGTGTGGGCTCAGGGATGGTCGGAGCCGAACGCGGGGAGCGACCTCGCGGGCATCGCCAGCCGTGCGGTGCGCGACGAGGCGGCACACGGGTGGCGGTTGAGCGGTCAGAAGACCTGGACGTCGCGCGGCGCCTTCTGCACGCACCTGTTCGGACTGTTCCGCAGCGATCCCGAAGCGGAACGCCACCGCGGGCTCACGTACTTCCTCGTACCGCTCGACGCACCGGGCGTCACCGTCCGGCCCGTCGACGTGCTCGACGGTGACGCCGCGTTCGCGGAGGTGTTCCTCGACGACGTCTTCGTCCCCGACGACGACGTGCTGGGGGAGGTGCACAAGGGCTGGAACGTCGCGATGGCGACGACGGGCTCGGAGCGCGGGCTGAGCCTGCGCAGTCCCGGGCGGTTCAGCGCCGAGGCTCGCCGCCTGGTCTCGCTGTACCGGGAGCTCGGCGACCACGGTGACGCGACGCTGCGCGACGCGGTGATCGGGGCGTGGATGGACGCCGAGGCGTACCGGCTCAACACGCTGCAGACCGTCACGCGGCTCGCCGACGGCGGTGCGATCGGTCCCGAGTCGAGCCTCAACAAGGTCTTCTGGTCGGAGATGGACATCGACCTGCACGAGACCGCGCTGCGACTCCTGGAGCGCGACGGCGAGCGCGCGGACACCGCGTGGATGAAGGGGTTCCTGTTCTCCCTCGCCGGGCCGATCTACGCGGGCACGAACGAGATCCAGCGCAACGTCATCGCCGAGCGCGTCCTCGGCCTCCCGCGGAAGTAG
- a CDS encoding acyl-CoA dehydrogenase family protein → MRFAFTEDQLAFRDTVRDFLTAECPPSFVRSQATARDDGWRALWSKLAEMGVVGLTAAESSGGLGLGPLDLVLILEETGRAAMPGPVVETTSVALPVLQGGSLVERAAAGDAVIAVALDGGHDVAFGADADALLVRDGDRLGLVDARSLRAVDVESVDGLRRLADVEWDTDAVTEIGGADALAAVRDRGASAAAAQLCGVAARLLDFAVEYAKERHQFGVPIGSFQAVKHHCANAALKLEYARPVVYRAAYSLHHGDRDRSVHASMAKAYASDAARLASRVALQVHGAIGYTAEHDLQLWMKRAWSLSVAWGDAAAHRAMVADAVLGARS, encoded by the coding sequence ATGCGCTTCGCGTTCACCGAGGACCAGCTCGCGTTCCGCGACACCGTGCGCGACTTCCTCACCGCCGAGTGCCCGCCGTCCTTCGTGCGGTCGCAGGCGACGGCACGCGACGACGGATGGCGCGCGCTGTGGTCCAAGCTCGCGGAGATGGGCGTCGTCGGCCTCACCGCGGCCGAGTCGTCCGGCGGCCTCGGGCTCGGGCCGCTCGACCTCGTGCTGATCCTGGAGGAGACCGGCCGTGCCGCGATGCCGGGACCGGTCGTCGAGACGACCTCCGTCGCGCTCCCGGTGCTGCAGGGTGGCTCGCTCGTCGAACGGGCGGCGGCGGGCGACGCGGTCATCGCGGTGGCGCTCGACGGCGGGCACGATGTCGCATTCGGCGCCGACGCCGACGCGCTGCTCGTCCGCGACGGTGACCGCTTGGGCCTCGTCGACGCTCGTTCCCTCCGTGCTGTCGACGTCGAGTCGGTCGACGGGCTGCGCCGCCTGGCCGACGTCGAGTGGGACACCGACGCCGTCACGGAGATCGGGGGCGCGGACGCGCTTGCGGCGGTCCGCGATCGTGGTGCGAGCGCCGCGGCCGCGCAGCTGTGCGGGGTCGCCGCGCGGCTGCTCGACTTCGCGGTCGAGTACGCCAAGGAGCGGCACCAGTTCGGCGTGCCGATCGGCTCGTTCCAGGCCGTCAAGCACCACTGCGCGAACGCCGCGCTGAAGCTCGAGTACGCCCGGCCGGTCGTCTACCGCGCCGCGTACTCGTTGCACCACGGCGACCGGGACCGGTCGGTCCACGCGTCGATGGCGAAGGCGTACGCGTCGGACGCCGCTCGCCTCGCGTCGCGCGTCGCGCTCCAGGTGCACGGCGCGATCGGCTACACGGCCGAGCACGACCTCCAGCTGTGGATGAAGCGGGCGTGGTCGTTGAGCGTCGCGTGGGGTGACGCCGCTGCACACCGGGCGATGGTCGCGGACGCGGTGCTCGGTGCACGCTCCTGA
- a CDS encoding L,D-transpeptidase: MRQEKVVRRVAVALVAALALLVLGACGPNPSAANGNGDLIDVNVSTQTMTVWRNGRLVVGTHVSTGKPSTPTVLGRFTVYSKQSGWVHTDNGSVYSPLWFHGNYGVHGFGSVPSYPASHGCVRVPVGTMDAVYANAYVGMPVWVHT; this comes from the coding sequence ATGCGGCAGGAGAAGGTGGTGCGGCGCGTCGCGGTCGCGCTGGTCGCGGCCCTCGCGCTGCTCGTGCTCGGCGCGTGTGGACCGAACCCGTCGGCGGCCAACGGCAACGGCGACCTCATCGACGTCAACGTGTCGACCCAGACGATGACGGTGTGGCGCAACGGCAGGCTCGTCGTCGGGACGCACGTGTCGACGGGCAAGCCGAGCACGCCGACCGTGCTCGGTCGCTTCACCGTCTACTCGAAGCAGTCGGGGTGGGTGCACACGGACAACGGGAGCGTCTACTCACCGCTGTGGTTCCACGGGAACTACGGGGTGCACGGGTTCGGCTCCGTCCCGAGCTACCCGGCCAGTCACGGATGCGTGCGCGTCCCGGTCGGCACGATGGACGCGGTGTACGCGAACGCGTACGTCGGCATGCCCGTCTGGGTGCACACCTGA
- a CDS encoding SDR family oxidoreductase, which yields MIDPSAVSLDGKVALVTGAAQGIGEATALALARFGADVAVCDRQADGLAATAKDVRALGREAIEAVLDVRDVDASEAFVRDVGARFGHVDVLVNNAGGGFHAPVMDVSAKGQRALVDENFTSVTNFVRPCVPLMPAGGSIVNVTSIEAFRAAPGFGIYAAMKAAVESLTQTLALELSPQGIRVNTVAPDAIPTPGDRSLGEAAHGDASPESYGAKVPLGLGEPDDCAGVVVFLASNLSRFVTGTTIHVDGGTKAASGWTRRPDGGWTP from the coding sequence GTGATCGACCCGTCGGCCGTCTCGCTCGACGGCAAGGTCGCCCTCGTCACGGGCGCCGCGCAGGGGATCGGCGAGGCCACCGCGCTCGCGCTGGCGCGCTTCGGCGCCGACGTCGCGGTCTGCGACCGTCAGGCCGACGGGCTCGCGGCCACCGCGAAGGACGTGCGCGCGCTCGGTCGTGAGGCCATCGAGGCCGTCCTCGACGTGCGCGACGTCGACGCGAGCGAGGCGTTCGTGCGCGACGTTGGTGCGCGCTTCGGGCACGTCGACGTCCTCGTGAACAACGCCGGCGGCGGGTTCCATGCACCCGTGATGGACGTGAGCGCGAAGGGCCAGCGCGCGCTGGTCGACGAGAACTTCACGTCGGTGACGAACTTCGTGCGGCCGTGCGTCCCGCTGATGCCCGCCGGCGGGTCGATCGTGAACGTCACGTCGATCGAGGCGTTCCGCGCCGCGCCCGGGTTCGGCATCTACGCGGCGATGAAGGCGGCGGTCGAGTCCCTGACCCAGACGCTCGCGTTGGAGCTGTCACCGCAGGGTATCCGGGTCAACACGGTCGCACCCGACGCGATCCCGACGCCGGGCGACCGGTCGCTGGGTGAGGCCGCGCACGGCGACGCGTCCCCCGAGTCGTATGGCGCGAAGGTCCCACTCGGCCTGGGCGAGCCGGACGACTGCGCAGGTGTCGTGGTGTTCCTCGCGTCGAACCTGTCCCGGTTCGTGACCGGCACGACGATCCACGTCGACGGCGGGACGAAGGCGGCGTCGGGCTGGACCCGCCGTCCCGACGGCGGCTGGACGCCCTGA
- a CDS encoding amidohydrolase family protein, with amino-acid sequence MTATETRSGELPRIISVDDHVVEPAHLWETWLPARLRDRGPKVERRGIGSMEHIGGGTYRQTFDPDGPKADCWVYEELVYINKRHVAAVGFDRDDMTMSPITYDEMRPGCYDPKARIDDMEMNWVDASLSFPTFPRFCGQTFLEAKDRELAHACVVAYNDWMVEEWCGDSAGRLIPLCLVPLWDAQLAADEVRRNAARGAHAVCFSEIPPHLGLPSIHSGYWDPFFQACQDTATVVCMHIGSSSRMPATSGDAPPAVAATLSFNNAMASLSDFLFSGVLVRFPQLKLAYSEGQIGWLPYVLERADDVWREHRAWGGVRDIVPEPPSTYYYRQVFGCFFRDRHGVESIERVGVDNITFETDYPHTDSTWPDTKQVAKELMAGLDDATVYKIMRGNAIRMLSLDAR; translated from the coding sequence ATGACCGCCACCGAGACGCGCAGCGGGGAGCTGCCCCGCATCATCAGCGTCGACGACCACGTCGTCGAGCCGGCCCACCTGTGGGAGACGTGGCTTCCCGCGCGGCTCCGGGACCGGGGGCCGAAGGTCGAGCGGCGCGGCATCGGGTCGATGGAGCACATCGGCGGCGGCACGTACCGCCAGACGTTCGACCCCGATGGACCCAAGGCCGACTGCTGGGTCTACGAGGAACTGGTCTACATCAACAAGCGTCACGTCGCCGCGGTCGGCTTCGACCGCGACGACATGACGATGTCGCCCATCACCTACGACGAGATGCGGCCGGGCTGCTACGACCCCAAGGCGCGGATCGACGACATGGAGATGAACTGGGTCGACGCGTCACTCTCATTCCCGACGTTCCCGCGCTTCTGCGGGCAGACGTTCCTCGAGGCGAAGGACCGCGAGCTCGCGCACGCGTGCGTCGTCGCGTACAACGACTGGATGGTCGAGGAGTGGTGCGGCGACAGCGCCGGCCGCCTGATCCCGCTCTGCCTGGTCCCGCTGTGGGACGCGCAGCTCGCGGCCGACGAGGTGCGACGCAACGCGGCTCGCGGCGCGCACGCGGTCTGCTTCAGCGAGATCCCTCCCCACCTCGGCCTGCCCAGCATCCATTCCGGCTACTGGGACCCGTTCTTCCAGGCGTGCCAGGACACGGCGACGGTCGTGTGCATGCACATCGGCTCGTCGTCGAGGATGCCGGCCACGTCCGGCGACGCGCCGCCCGCGGTGGCCGCGACGCTGAGCTTCAACAACGCGATGGCGTCACTGTCCGACTTCCTGTTCTCCGGCGTGCTCGTGCGGTTCCCCCAGCTGAAGCTCGCGTACTCGGAAGGCCAGATCGGGTGGCTGCCGTACGTGCTCGAGCGCGCCGACGACGTGTGGCGCGAGCACCGCGCGTGGGGCGGCGTGCGCGACATCGTCCCCGAGCCGCCGTCGACCTACTACTACCGGCAGGTGTTCGGCTGCTTCTTCCGAGATCGTCACGGCGTCGAGTCGATCGAGCGTGTCGGCGTCGACAACATCACGTTCGAGACCGACTACCCGCACACCGACTCGACGTGGCCGGACACGAAGCAGGTCGCCAAGGAGCTGATGGCCGGCCTCGACGACGCGACGGTCTACAAGATCATGCGCGGCAACGCGATCCGGATGCTGTCGCTCGACGCGCGGTGA